GAACCCATTCACCATCTTTGCCATAACGCTTGGCGATGATCCCGTCGAACGTTGCCGCGATTTCGCGTCGCTTGATCTCATGTTCGGCCAATTGGCGTTCCGCGGTTTTGGCAGCAAACGTCGCCTCGGCCACCTGTTGTTCGTTTCTCGCCATTTCGATCGCTAGTTTCGATCGTTCGGCTTCGAGGACTTCACGTCGCATGTCCCAGTAGGGCATCGCTTGTTTCTTGTGCAGTTCTTCCGCTGACTTCGCTTCAGCCCATTCGTATTCCATCGATTTTTCGGCGGCGCGAATGTTGACGTCGTTTTCGGCTTGCAACCGGGCCTGTTCCTCTTCGGCCTGCTTTAGCACCAGGTTCAGCTTGGCTTGTTCGGGATCGATCATCGCGATCACCTGGCCGGCCTTGACCATCTTTCCCTCTTCGACGATGCCGTTGTCGAGGAATAGGATGCCATCGGCGCCGGCGGAGATGCGATTGTCATCGATCGCTTCGACCAAGCTGTCGCGAACGGGGATCGGTTCGGACGCCGATTGCGCCCAGCCGAGGTTGTTCGACGCGCCCAGCGAAACAGCCAGGGCGGCGATGGCGAAGGAGTTGTACTTGGAGAAGGGATTCATTCGATTCACCGTAGCAGTTCAGATAAGTGGGCGATTGACGATCGCTGCGGGCCGATTGTCGATCGCGAATTCAGGGGTGGAACGGAGTCACATGGAAGCGGAGTGTTGAAAACGATTCGCTCGTGAGATCAAAACCATTTAAAGAGGATGGTTTGCAACCATTCGTAGGCACCATGGAACCAGACGAAACCGGCGGCACGTCGGCCGCAATAAACGTCGGCGGTCACCTTGGCACCGGGACGCGGTTGCAGTGTGGTCAGATCGATCGGTTCGGCTCGCAGGGTGACCACGTTTCCTTCTTCTTTATCGGGTTCGGCCCGCAATTCCCGCGACGTCAGCAACGCTTTCATCTCGTGGTCCGGATCGGTCGCCAAGATGAAGGTGACCGGCAGCGGTTCGCCATCGGCGGCTACCACCGCGCGATCCAAGTGGTCCATCTTCTTCTCGGGCATCTTTAATTTCAGATGCATCGGTTTGGATAGATCGGCGACCGTCAACAGCACTTGGCCGGTGACGACGGGGCGTGAGCGGAGAGTCTTTTCGACGTCCCAGGTAACGATCTGGCCATCGATCGGAGCGGTGATCGTCAGTTGTGCCAAGCGTTCGTCGAGCAGTTGTTGTTTCCGCAGCAAGCTGTCCAGTTCGGTTCGCTTCTCCGCCTCTTCTCCCTTCAGGCGGGTCTCTTCCTGTTCTTCCCCCGTGCGTGAATTGCGGACGTCATCGAGTTCGTAACGAATGCGGGTCAGCGAGGCTTGGGCGGTCCGAATGCGTCCCATCGTGTCCGCATAATCCTCCTCGACTTGGCGATTTCGCAGCTTGACCAACAGCTGCCCCTTGGTGACGTTCATGCCATGCACCGCGGCGACCTCGATGATCTCGCCATCGATTGGCGCGAAGACCTCTTGCCGCACTGTCGGTTGCAGCGTTCCAGGGCAATCGAGCGTGAAGTCCAAGGGGACGAAGATCATCCCCAGAATTGCAGCGGTTAGAAGCGCCACGACGGCAATTGTTTTGGGAAGAGTTCGCGCCTTGATGATCCATGCCGCTTTGCCCAACGTTCGCCAGACAGGCATCAGGAACAAATTGTTGTGCTGCATCGAATTGGCGATCGCGCGGGTGCCATGTTCGTAGACCAGATTGACCCGGCTGCGAAAAACTTCATCGGGCAGATTGCTCTCGATCTGTTCGACGATCAACGCGCCGATCACGTCGCCCCGGTGGGCATTGTCGCGTTCGATCTCACCCACGTTTTTGTTCAAAGCGTCGTCGTTGCCGCGACTTGGTTCGCGCAGCGGGAGCACGGCGATATGTCGTCCGTACGATTGATCGACATAATCCTCGACAGCTTCTTCGATCTGTGGGGGCAGGTCTTCGGTCGACCCATCGTGCCATAGCGGTTCGCCGGCAGCCACAACGCGAGTTGCCAGATTGTTCAACGAAGAGACGATGTTGGAACGGTTTTCGATCGTGTCCTGCCCGCTGATCGCCAGCACCTTGCATTTGCGACCACGCATGATCGCAACGCTGACGCGATCGCACCCGATCATCCGACGTCCTTCGTTGGCGATCACATAGGCTGTCTCTTTCAGGTCCAACGATTCATGGGCCGCCCGCGCAAAACCATCGGCTTGATGCCACAGCACTTGGCGATCGGAGAACAGACGCAGCTGTTGCCCCTTCAGCCAATCGCCAGCGAGTTCGGACATCTGTCCCAAAAATCGCAGGTAACCCTTTTGTGTTTCGGGGGGGGAATCGGGACGCTGAAAGACTTCGATCAAGCCTTC
Above is a genomic segment from Rosistilla ulvae containing:
- a CDS encoding efflux RND transporter periplasmic adaptor subunit — encoded protein: MAVNQETVEQTKNQIRGLVNEIAALSKSGAPAEEYYPQLLQRVISALAAVGGAIWLFDEDRQLKLEYQINTSQTLLEEDSDDANKHNRLLRRVAGAGQQLLVPPYSGTTDGDAEGNPTRFLLVLSPLRSEHQVEGLIEVFQRPDSPPETQKGYLRFLGQMSELAGDWLKGQQLRLFSDRQVLWHQADGFARAAHESLDLKETAYVIANEGRRMIGCDRVSVAIMRGRKCKVLAISGQDTIENRSNIVSSLNNLATRVVAAGEPLWHDGSTEDLPPQIEEAVEDYVDQSYGRHIAVLPLREPSRGNDDALNKNVGEIERDNAHRGDVIGALIVEQIESNLPDEVFRSRVNLVYEHGTRAIANSMQHNNLFLMPVWRTLGKAAWIIKARTLPKTIAVVALLTAAILGMIFVPLDFTLDCPGTLQPTVRQEVFAPIDGEIIEVAAVHGMNVTKGQLLVKLRNRQVEEDYADTMGRIRTAQASLTRIRYELDDVRNSRTGEEQEETRLKGEEAEKRTELDSLLRKQQLLDERLAQLTITAPIDGQIVTWDVEKTLRSRPVVTGQVLLTVADLSKPMHLKLKMPEKKMDHLDRAVVAADGEPLPVTFILATDPDHEMKALLTSRELRAEPDKEEGNVVTLRAEPIDLTTLQPRPGAKVTADVYCGRRAAGFVWFHGAYEWLQTILFKWF
- a CDS encoding efflux RND transporter periplasmic adaptor subunit, giving the protein MNPFSKYNSFAIAALAVSLGASNNLGWAQSASEPIPVRDSLVEAIDDNRISAGADGILFLDNGIVEEGKMVKAGQVIAMIDPEQAKLNLVLKQAEEEQARLQAENDVNIRAAEKSMEYEWAEAKSAEELHKKQAMPYWDMRREVLEAERSKLAIEMARNEQQVAEATFAAKTAERQLAEHEIKRREIAATFDGIIAKRYGKDGEWVQAGTPIVRVVRIDEIKVEGDVAGLDAPERIVIGAPVSIRVHVGGNRYVDFQSRLEYVSPILESDNTYRVWAKIVNKVEGGRYLVSPGMPAEMQLLPVAGQNLN